Part of the Drosophila pseudoobscura strain MV-25-SWS-2005 chromosome 2, UCI_Dpse_MV25, whole genome shotgun sequence genome, CAGCAATTGAGAATGCGTCAGTATCAGTAACCGTTAGTCGCGTTTCCATTGCAGTCGCCATCATCTCTGTTCCCATTTTAGTGCCTTCACCAGCCAAGATTTATTGGCCGAGGAATCGGCGGCCGTGGCCTGGCAGCAAGAGGTGGCGCCTGCCCTGAGCCATGTCCAGAACAAGCGACATCGGCGACACCACGGAGATAGCAGTAGCCACAGACACCATCACCACAAGCGACACTGGGATCACCATTTCCCCGGACCGAGCTGCCACCACGGCAGCCACGAGCGCTTTAGTCCGGACCATCACCATGGACCACCGCAAAGCTTCGATCCGTATCCGAACGGCTTTGGGCCGTTCCCTGGCTTTGGTCCGCCCGGACACGACATTCACCAGCGTCCCTTTCAGGCCGAACTGGAGCCCTTTAAGGGTAAGGCATACCCCTTAGATGCTGTAAACTGTTATCAAAAGCATTCACTACGTTTCAGACAATAATGGTGACTTCCGGCCAGGTCCCAGTCAGACACGCACCAGCAGCGTAGCTCCCCCAAGAGCGGCGACGGCAACATCCACAACGACAACCACTGTAGCGCCTCCCTTGAGCAGCAGCACAGAAGACAGCCCCTTGGCCATTGACATACGCATTGGCTAGCTATtgtgcatatgtatactcgtacctAGACCTAAGACCTCATTCTGCTTTATCTACATATTGCCTGGTATTAAAGCTGCTGCCTTAACCACAAGACATCTATCCATTACCATTAGCCTGATGCACTCTTGCATGCCAGGCCCCTTACAGGGATCGTTTCAGTCCAGTCCATTCCCAGTGCCAGTCCATTCCAGAAATATGGTAATTCTAGAGCATAAATAACCGCACGCttgtggggggcgggggagtgGAGTCTTAAGAGCTGGCAGTAAAATAAAATGCGAATGCAAAACAATCGGAAAGAAAGTCGTcagacgaaacgaaaacaaacaagTTAACCCGATCTTGAAatgagcacagcacagcacagcacaaaaGCGTTCAGATTGCCAGTGTCATTCGTTCTTTCCTCTAACCCACTCTCGTTGTCATCGAGATCGTCCGAGACGAGAGTCGCGCCTCTCACGCACCTTACGCAGGAACAAAGAACCGGACTCGCCTCCAGTCGCGATCGCCTCCCCCTATAAAAGCTAAGCCGGGCGAGAGTTTGACTGTCATTTGACGCCAAACGAGCGTCGCAAGAAGAACGCACAACGCACAATCGTTGgctccagtccagtccagtcccgTCCAGTTGTTCCCATACCATCGTCGCCAGAGCATCGTGTTGGAGCATTAAGAAATGGGTAAGCCTGTCCCTGCATACAGAGTGGGCATCGATCGGTGAACGAACTTGAGTGGCGGTAGCATTATGGACACACAGCCTTAGTACCACCATAAACCgaaacaacacaaaacagGGAACGACGACTGTCGACATGTCTAGAATTATATATGCAAGTCGCGTTGATCTCGAAAAACGAGTCGTTACTGCGGCTCTGAGGGATCTTTATCGATTTCGTAGTAAATTCAATCCGAGTTCTTTGTTCTAACCCCTCGACTAGTGCATCAACACGGaatgttgccgctgccgctgctgctgctgctgggcgtgCTATGTGGCTGGCCTTGTGTGATCCTGGCCAGCGATCAGCCGGCTCGCATTGTCTGCTACTTCAGCAACTGGGCAGTGTACCGTCCGGGCATCGGACGCTACGGCCTGGAGGATGTGCCCGCCGATCTCTGTACGCATCTCATCTACTCCTTCATAGGCGTGGAGGAGAAGAGCTGGGATGTGCTGGTGATCGATCCCGACTTGGATGTGGACCAGGAGGGTTTCAGCAAGTTCACGCAGCTGAAGAAGACCCATCCcaagctgaagctgcagaTAGCCGTCGGCGGCTGGGCCGAGGGTGGCTCGAAATACTCGCAAATGGTGGCTGTCCGGGAGCGTCGCCAGAGCTTCATCCGCAGCGTGATCCAGTTCATGAGGCAGTACAACTTTGATGGCTTCGACTTGGACTGGGAGTACCCGGGGGCCACCGATCGGGGCGGCACCTTCGGGGACAAGGACAAGTTCCTGTACTTTGTCCAGGAGCTGCGACGCGCCTTCGATCGGGAGGGACGCGGCTGGGAGATCACCATGGCAGTGCCGGTGGCCAAGTTCAGGCTGCAGGAGGGCTACCACGTTCCGGAGCTCTGCGAGTAAGTTTGGAGCACTTGATTTTAGCAAAGAGTTAACCCTGGGTCCTTGCAGATTGTTGGATGCCATTCATGCCATGACCTATGACCTGCGCGGAAACTGGGCCGGTTTCGCCGATACACACAGTCCGCTCTACAAGCGCAAGCATGACCAGTACGCCTACGAGCGCCTCAATGTGGTGAGTGCCAGTGCGATTGCTCTGCGATTGCCATCGTTCCACTGTCATTCCCTGTGCCAAACTAATTAGCATCGCCATTCAAGAATGACGGCCTCGCGCTGTGGGAGGAGATGGGCTGCCCGGCGAACAAGCTGGTGGTCGGCATTCCGTTCTACGGACGCACCTTCACGCTGAGCAACTCCAACAAGAACTACAACATGGGGACGTACATCAACAAGGAGGCGGGTGGCGGGGCGCCAGGTCCCTACACAAATGCCAGTGGCTTCCTGGCGTACTACGAGATATGCACGGAGGTGATGGACAAGTCGAAGGGCTGGACCGTGGAGTGGGATGAGGCCGGCATGGTGCCCTTCACCTACAAGGACACCCAGTGGGTGGGCTACGAGAACGAGGCCTCGGTGCAGATCAAAATGGACTTTATCAAGCAGCGGGGCTATGCGGGCGCCATGACCTGGGCCATCGACATGGACGACTTCCACGGACTCTGCGGCCGCAAGAACGGGCTCATGCAAATACTCTACGACAACATGAGGGGCTATCGAGTGCCGGAGCCAACACGGGAGACGACGCCGCGGGTGAGCCACGGCGGGCCCACTGCCAAATGGCGTGCGAACGCAAAtaaaatttttcatttttcgttttccatttttttctgctttattGCATTTGCAGCCAGAGTGGGCGAAGCCGCCCGCCACTTCGCCCAATCCGGACGAGGGCCCGGTGCTGCAGAGTGAGACGACGACGcggaaaccgaaaccgaagccAAAACCAACTTCAGGCCCACTCAGCACAACGTCAGCGCCGGCGCCAGCCCTGACCAGCACCACCCAGAAGACAACCACAAAGGTGAATATTTGGGAGTGCCAGCGGAGGCTGAATCTCTAATGAAATTGTCCACACTCCAAATTCCAACAGAAACCGAAGAAGCCCAAGAagacaaccacaaccacaaccacaacaacgTCTGCTCCGGAGAAGTTTACGGAGGAGCCCGAAATAGTTGTCGACCCTGAACAGAAGCCAGGGGAGCCGCAGTTCGATCCCAGCGAAATCGATTGCACCAATCGCGATTTTGTGCCGCATCCAAACTGCCGAAAGGTAAAAGTTCAAACTGTAGAATAGGCCAGAGATACAAATCGAATAATGTTCTCTCTATTTTTTGCATTAGTATTTCCGCTGTGTCCATGGCAAGCCCGTGGAGTTCGAGTGCAAGGAGGGGACGGCATTCCACACGGTCCTGAATGTCTGCGATTGGATCGAGAACAGCGATCGGTATTATTGCACCCGAATCAAGCAGAAAAAGCGGGGCAATGAAGCCCACTAAGCACTTACTAAAACATATTCTAAATTATTGCAAACAACTCTAGCATAAGATAGGAATAGGACTAGCTGTAAgagtattttaatttaatatctTCCTAGGGTTATAAGGTGCGTCTAAGAGATTACTGCACGAGACAAAACCCAtaaaaatatacgagtatatgagTTTCGAATCAAATAAATATGGAACTTAATGATCCGTTCAATAAAAGTGTGATCATCATTTTGTGGGACAAATAGGCaaatcaaaacaaagcaaGGCCTTGGGCCTTGCATAATCTGACGTTAAATAAAGGTCTACGTACATATACGTAATGCCATAATTTGAACGAGAATTTGCCATTCCTAATTACGCCAATAAACGCAATGACTTGGGACATGCTGCACTTTACCGACTCGTCATCATCGCAGCCTTGGACAACACACACAGCGAGCAGCTGTTTGGGCAATCAACCATACCAACGAGCGATGATAAATAATGCTACACGAAATGTTCAATTTTGATCCTTAACATTTGATTTCTATAATCTCAATTCATGCAGCAGTCATGCATAGAGATCATACAgagcaagagcgagagagagagtgaattttaaacatttttgacACGAAACAAATCGCCTagagctctggctctgccccaAAATGCTGCTCAAGCTGCCTCCTACCAAAAAGTGTATGCGGATAACATTTAGCTCAAATTTAGTTGCTCTGAGTAATAGTCGAATGCGAAATGAGCACCGCATTGTCTATAATTAAACATTCCTCCAAAAGCGATCAACTGAGAAAGTAAAAACCTTTTTCAAATCAAACTTCTAGATGGAAAAGCATTTCTTTGATTCTAGACAGCATAGACTCATTCCTTTTCCTTTATTTAGGCACTTTATCCGTCTTGGGTTTATCATAAGACCCGAAAAACATCACCGGGCAGAACATATCCGAACCGAACAGCCATCGAGAAGAGAGCGCCACCCGGCGTGATGATgaaagaaaatagaaaaatgaaaagagatcagagaccacagaccacagaccagagaccagagaaaAACTCACTCGCGCACTCACTATGTGTGCTTTTGACAAAAATTCGtgctacaaaaatatcaaaatcgaataATTTTCGCGGTCACAAGGTAAATTCATGGTATATGCATGTTGAGTTACGAATTGGTTTTGGACCGGGAGAGATCGTCTCGTATACTCGTGTacggcaggcaggcacacCGAAATTTCCTCCTTTCAGAATTTGTGTTGGggaacagaaaacagaaaatagaTGTGTGTTGGGTCCCAAATTCGAGGCGGCCCGTTCAAAAAACGACACGCACACGACGTGCACAGACGACGAATACGACGACTTCGACCACGACAACGGCCACAAATAAGCAAAATTATTTGGCTAACAATCGTCGAAAGGGACACTAAGGATTACCCAGCCGATGATTGTTGGTTTAAATTTGCTAACGGCACCGCGAATAAAACAATTCAATAAATTCTagaataaataatacaaatcgATCTGCAAAAGtgaaagaaatatttaaagaaaagaaatacgAATAAGTGCAAAATTGGCAGACCTCTAAAACTGTGACAAAATTTGTGCGAGCCTAATTACACATCTATAGCGAGTGCTATATATGAAtaccagagccagaaccagaaaaccattcccattcccacacATATGCCATACATACTACCCCTACATAAGTATCTATAAGAACTATCTATCGGTGCTCTGGTGCGGTCTCAAATAATATTTGGTTTTTGAATTCTTCACTCTTTCATCTAGTGCATTTAAACGAGCGCATATACATGCAGAATACGAGCAGTGTTAATACTAATTTTTCCTAATTGTTCATAATTACGGGAAAGTTGCgaagaaaaaaaggagaatTTATGACGTGGCTAAAGTTGTAACCGCGCTGGAAACTCGAGGATAATTTGTTGAAAAGATTATTATGGGGCGGCTAACAATTTGGTTCCTGCTGGGACTAACGTTACTCGCCGTCTCCGATCATGGTGAGTACTCATCCGCCTCCTACTTCTCCTATTCCGGCCCCCCTTCCACTTATGTAAGGCGAAGGGCaaaggcccagcagcagcacttaaAGTTTTTCCCCTTGACAGAAAATTCACGCAGCCAAGCATTATGC contains:
- the Cht5 gene encoding endochitinase codes for the protein MVHQHGMLPLPLLLLLGVLCGWPCVILASDQPARIVCYFSNWAVYRPGIGRYGLEDVPADLCTHLIYSFIGVEEKSWDVLVIDPDLDVDQEGFSKFTQLKKTHPKLKLQIAVGGWAEGGSKYSQMVAVRERRQSFIRSVIQFMRQYNFDGFDLDWEYPGATDRGGTFGDKDKFLYFVQELRRAFDREGRGWEITMAVPVAKFRLQEGYHVPELCELLDAIHAMTYDLRGNWAGFADTHSPLYKRKHDQYAYERLNVNDGLALWEEMGCPANKLVVGIPFYGRTFTLSNSNKNYNMGTYINKEAGGGAPGPYTNASGFLAYYEICTEVMDKSKGWTVEWDEAGMVPFTYKDTQWVGYENEASVQIKMDFIKQRGYAGAMTWAIDMDDFHGLCGRKNGLMQILYDNMRGYRVPEPTRETTPRPEWAKPPATSPNPDEGPVLQSETTTRKPKPKPKPTSGPLSTTSAPAPALTSTTQKTTTKKPKKPKKTTTTTTTTTSAPEKFTEEPEIVVDPEQKPGEPQFDPSEIDCTNRDFVPHPNCRKYFRCVHGKPVEFECKEGTAFHTVLNVCDWIENSDRYYCTRIKQKKRGNEAH
- the LOC4801306 gene encoding acidic proline-rich protein PRP33, which translates into the protein MLAHVAACLALLAVISQKQMLLQAAPAPFPAIENAAFTSQDLLAEESAAVAWQQEVAPALSHVQNKRHRRHHGDSSSHRHHHHKRHWDHHFPGPSCHHGSHERFSPDHHHGPPQSFDPYPNGFGPFPGFGPPGHDIHQRPFQAELEPFKDNNGDFRPGPSQTRTSSVAPPRAATATSTTTTTVAPPLSSSTEDSPLAIDIRIG